The proteins below are encoded in one region of Meriones unguiculatus strain TT.TT164.6M chromosome 18, Bangor_MerUng_6.1, whole genome shotgun sequence:
- the Atg13 gene encoding autophagy-related protein 13 isoform X8 codes for METDLNSQDRKDLDKFIKFFALKTVQVIVQARLGEKICTRSSSSPTGSDWFNLAIKDIPEVTHEAKKALSGQLPAVGRSMCVEISLKTSEGDSMELEIWCLEMNEKCDKEIKVSYTVYNRLSLLLKSLLAITRVTPAYRLSRKQGHEYVILYRIYFGEVQLNGLGEGFQTVRVGTVGTPVGTITLSCAYRINLAFMSTRTGEDAGVTYPSVEDSQEVCTTSFSTSPPSQPAVLGLGSADLAYPVVFTAGLHTTHTHQLMVPGKEGGVPLAPNQPAHGTQADQERLVTHVPSDGARCAATPSSSEDTETVSNSSEGRASPHDVLETIFVRKVGAFVNKPVNQVTLTSLDIPFAMFAPKNLELEDADPMVNPPDSPETTSPLHGSLHSDGSSGASSGHTHDDFVMIDFKPAFSKDDVLPMDLGTFYREFQNPPQLSSLSIDIGAQSMAEDLDSLPEKLAVHEKNVREFDAFVETLQ; via the exons ATGGAAACTGATCTCAATTCCCAGGACAGAAAGGACCTGGACAAGTTTATTAAGTTTTTTGCCCTCAAG actgtCCAAGTGATTGTTCAGGCTCGACTTGGTGAAAAGATTTGCACCCGTTCATCTTCTTCCCCAACGGGTTCAGATTGG TTCAATTTAGCAATCAAAGACATCCCAGAAGTCACCCATGAAGCAAAGAAGGCCCTGTCGGGACAGCTGCCTGCTGTGGGGCGATCTATGTGCGTGGAGATCTCACTCAAGACTTCTGAG GGAGATTCCATGGAGTTGGAAATTTGGTGTCTTGAAATGAACGAAAA GTGTGACAAAGAAATCAAAGTTTCCTACACTGTATACAACAGACTGTCACTGCTGCTGAAATCTCTTCTCGCTATCACGAGGGTGACGCCAGCCTACAGACTCTCCAGGAAACAAGGGCATGAGTATGTAATATTGTACAG GATTTACTTTGGGGAAGTTCAGCTGAATGGCTTAGGAGAAG gctTCCAGACAGTTCGAGTTGGAACAGTGGGCACCCCTGTTGGCACCATCACTCTTTCCTGTGCTTATAGAATTAATTTGGCATTCATGTCTACCAG AACTGGTGAGGACGCTGGGGTCACATACCCATCAGTGGAAGACTCTCAGGAAGTGTGCACTACGTCTTTCTCTACATCCCCTCCCTCCCAG CCTGCTGTCCTGGGCCTTGGATCAGCTGACCTGGCTTATCCAGTAGTGTTTACTGCTGGCttacacactacacacactcaCCAG CTGATGGTTcctgggaaggaaggtggggtACCTCTTGCTCCCAACCAGCCTGCTCACGGTACCCAGGCTGATCAGGAGAGACTGGTGACCCACGTGCCTTCTGACGGGGCCCGCTGCGCTGCCACACCCTCCAGCAG tGAGGACACTGAGACTGTGTCTAACAGCAGTGAAGGACGGGCGTCACCCCATGACGTATTGGAGACTATTTTTGTCCGAAAAGTGGGAGCATTTGTCAACAAACCCGTTAACCAG GTGACCCTAACGAGTTTGGACATACCCTTTGCCATGTTTGCTCCCAAGAATTTGGAGCTGGAGGATGCTGATCCTATG GTGAATCCCCCAGACTCCCCAGAGACCACATCTCCCCTCCATGGAAGCCTGCACTCAGATGGCTCCAGCGGGGCCAGCAGTGGCCACACACATGACGACTTTGTTATGATTGACTTT aaaccggCATTTTCTAAAGACGACGTTCTTCCAATGGACTTGGGAACCTTTTACCGTGAGTTTCAGAATCCTCCTCAGCTAAGCAGCCTCTCCATAGATATCGGAGCCCAGTCTATGGCGGAAGACTTG GACTCCTTGCCAGAGAAGCTGGCTGTGCATGAGAAGAACGTCCGAGAATTTGATGCCTTTGTTGAAACCTTGCAGTGA
- the Atg13 gene encoding autophagy-related protein 13 isoform X4 translates to METDLNSQDRKDLDKFIKFFALKTVQVIVQARLGEKICTRSSSSPTGSDWFNLAIKDIPEVTHEAKKALSGQLPAVGRSMCVEISLKTSEGDSMELEIWCLEMNEKCDKEIKVSYTVYNRLSLLLKSLLAITRVTPAYRLSRKQGHEYVILYRIYFGEVQLNGLGEGFQTVRVGTVGTPVGTITLSCAYRINLAFMSTRTGEDAGVTYPSVEDSQEVCTTSFSTSPPSQCVFTITKAHFQTPTPVVKDTLRVPMAGLAFSHQLSSSRLSYQPAVLGLGSADLAYPVVFTAGLHTTHTHQLMVPGKEGGVPLAPNQPAHGTQADQERLVTHVPSDGARCAATPSSSEDTETVSNSSEGRASPHDVLETIFVRKVGAFVNKPVNQVTLTSLDIPFAMFAPKNLELEDADPMVNPPDSPETTSPLHGSLHSDGSSGASSGHTHDDFVMIDFKPAFSKDDVLPMDLGTFYREFQNPPQLSSLSIDIGAQSMAEDLDSLPEKLAVHEKNVREFDAFVETLQ, encoded by the exons ATGGAAACTGATCTCAATTCCCAGGACAGAAAGGACCTGGACAAGTTTATTAAGTTTTTTGCCCTCAAG actgtCCAAGTGATTGTTCAGGCTCGACTTGGTGAAAAGATTTGCACCCGTTCATCTTCTTCCCCAACGGGTTCAGATTGG TTCAATTTAGCAATCAAAGACATCCCAGAAGTCACCCATGAAGCAAAGAAGGCCCTGTCGGGACAGCTGCCTGCTGTGGGGCGATCTATGTGCGTGGAGATCTCACTCAAGACTTCTGAG GGAGATTCCATGGAGTTGGAAATTTGGTGTCTTGAAATGAACGAAAA GTGTGACAAAGAAATCAAAGTTTCCTACACTGTATACAACAGACTGTCACTGCTGCTGAAATCTCTTCTCGCTATCACGAGGGTGACGCCAGCCTACAGACTCTCCAGGAAACAAGGGCATGAGTATGTAATATTGTACAG GATTTACTTTGGGGAAGTTCAGCTGAATGGCTTAGGAGAAG gctTCCAGACAGTTCGAGTTGGAACAGTGGGCACCCCTGTTGGCACCATCACTCTTTCCTGTGCTTATAGAATTAATTTGGCATTCATGTCTACCAG AACTGGTGAGGACGCTGGGGTCACATACCCATCAGTGGAAGACTCTCAGGAAGTGTGCACTACGTCTTTCTCTACATCCCCTCCCTCCCAG tgTGTGTTTACTATCACAAAGGCACATTTTCAGACCCCTACTCCTGTGGTGAAGGACACTCTGAGGGTCCCCATGGCAGGACTGGCCTTTTCCCATCAA CTCTCAAGCTCTCGCCTTTCCTATCAGCCTGCTGTCCTGGGCCTTGGATCAGCTGACCTGGCTTATCCAGTAGTGTTTACTGCTGGCttacacactacacacactcaCCAG CTGATGGTTcctgggaaggaaggtggggtACCTCTTGCTCCCAACCAGCCTGCTCACGGTACCCAGGCTGATCAGGAGAGACTGGTGACCCACGTGCCTTCTGACGGGGCCCGCTGCGCTGCCACACCCTCCAGCAG tGAGGACACTGAGACTGTGTCTAACAGCAGTGAAGGACGGGCGTCACCCCATGACGTATTGGAGACTATTTTTGTCCGAAAAGTGGGAGCATTTGTCAACAAACCCGTTAACCAG GTGACCCTAACGAGTTTGGACATACCCTTTGCCATGTTTGCTCCCAAGAATTTGGAGCTGGAGGATGCTGATCCTATG GTGAATCCCCCAGACTCCCCAGAGACCACATCTCCCCTCCATGGAAGCCTGCACTCAGATGGCTCCAGCGGGGCCAGCAGTGGCCACACACATGACGACTTTGTTATGATTGACTTT aaaccggCATTTTCTAAAGACGACGTTCTTCCAATGGACTTGGGAACCTTTTACCGTGAGTTTCAGAATCCTCCTCAGCTAAGCAGCCTCTCCATAGATATCGGAGCCCAGTCTATGGCGGAAGACTTG GACTCCTTGCCAGAGAAGCTGGCTGTGCATGAGAAGAACGTCCGAGAATTTGATGCCTTTGTTGAAACCTTGCAGTGA
- the Atg13 gene encoding autophagy-related protein 13 isoform X2 — METDLNSQDRKDLDKFIKFFALKTVQVIVQARLGEKICTRSSSSPTGSDWFNLAIKDIPEVTHEAKKALSGQLPAVGRSMCVEISLKTSEGDSMELEIWCLEMNEKCDKEIKVSYTVYNRLSLLLKSLLAITRVTPAYRLSRKQGHEYVILYRIYFGEVQLNGLGEGFQTVRVGTVGTPVGTITLSCAYRINLAFMSTRQFERTPPIMGIIIDHFVDRPYPSSSPMHPCNYRTGEDAGVTYPSVEDSQEVCTTSFSTSPPSQCVFTITKAHFQTPTPVVKDTLRVPMAGLAFSHQPAVLGLGSADLAYPVVFTAGLHTTHTHQLMVPGKEGGVPLAPNQPAHGTQADQERLVTHVPSDGARCAATPSSSEDTETVSNSSEGRASPHDVLETIFVRKVGAFVNKPVNQVTLTSLDIPFAMFAPKNLELEDADPMVNPPDSPETTSPLHGSLHSDGSSGASSGHTHDDFVMIDFKPAFSKDDVLPMDLGTFYREFQNPPQLSSLSIDIGAQSMAEDLDSLPEKLAVHEKNVREFDAFVETLQ, encoded by the exons ATGGAAACTGATCTCAATTCCCAGGACAGAAAGGACCTGGACAAGTTTATTAAGTTTTTTGCCCTCAAG actgtCCAAGTGATTGTTCAGGCTCGACTTGGTGAAAAGATTTGCACCCGTTCATCTTCTTCCCCAACGGGTTCAGATTGG TTCAATTTAGCAATCAAAGACATCCCAGAAGTCACCCATGAAGCAAAGAAGGCCCTGTCGGGACAGCTGCCTGCTGTGGGGCGATCTATGTGCGTGGAGATCTCACTCAAGACTTCTGAG GGAGATTCCATGGAGTTGGAAATTTGGTGTCTTGAAATGAACGAAAA GTGTGACAAAGAAATCAAAGTTTCCTACACTGTATACAACAGACTGTCACTGCTGCTGAAATCTCTTCTCGCTATCACGAGGGTGACGCCAGCCTACAGACTCTCCAGGAAACAAGGGCATGAGTATGTAATATTGTACAG GATTTACTTTGGGGAAGTTCAGCTGAATGGCTTAGGAGAAG gctTCCAGACAGTTCGAGTTGGAACAGTGGGCACCCCTGTTGGCACCATCACTCTTTCCTGTGCTTATAGAATTAATTTGGCATTCATGTCTACCAG GCAATTTGAGAGGACCCCACCTATCATGGGGATTATCATTGATCACTTTGTTGACCGTCCCTATCCTAGCTCCTCTCCTATGCACCCGTGCAATTACAG AACTGGTGAGGACGCTGGGGTCACATACCCATCAGTGGAAGACTCTCAGGAAGTGTGCACTACGTCTTTCTCTACATCCCCTCCCTCCCAG tgTGTGTTTACTATCACAAAGGCACATTTTCAGACCCCTACTCCTGTGGTGAAGGACACTCTGAGGGTCCCCATGGCAGGACTGGCCTTTTCCCATCAA CCTGCTGTCCTGGGCCTTGGATCAGCTGACCTGGCTTATCCAGTAGTGTTTACTGCTGGCttacacactacacacactcaCCAG CTGATGGTTcctgggaaggaaggtggggtACCTCTTGCTCCCAACCAGCCTGCTCACGGTACCCAGGCTGATCAGGAGAGACTGGTGACCCACGTGCCTTCTGACGGGGCCCGCTGCGCTGCCACACCCTCCAGCAG tGAGGACACTGAGACTGTGTCTAACAGCAGTGAAGGACGGGCGTCACCCCATGACGTATTGGAGACTATTTTTGTCCGAAAAGTGGGAGCATTTGTCAACAAACCCGTTAACCAG GTGACCCTAACGAGTTTGGACATACCCTTTGCCATGTTTGCTCCCAAGAATTTGGAGCTGGAGGATGCTGATCCTATG GTGAATCCCCCAGACTCCCCAGAGACCACATCTCCCCTCCATGGAAGCCTGCACTCAGATGGCTCCAGCGGGGCCAGCAGTGGCCACACACATGACGACTTTGTTATGATTGACTTT aaaccggCATTTTCTAAAGACGACGTTCTTCCAATGGACTTGGGAACCTTTTACCGTGAGTTTCAGAATCCTCCTCAGCTAAGCAGCCTCTCCATAGATATCGGAGCCCAGTCTATGGCGGAAGACTTG GACTCCTTGCCAGAGAAGCTGGCTGTGCATGAGAAGAACGTCCGAGAATTTGATGCCTTTGTTGAAACCTTGCAGTGA
- the Atg13 gene encoding autophagy-related protein 13 isoform X1 — METDLNSQDRKDLDKFIKFFALKTVQVIVQARLGEKICTRSSSSPTGSDWFNLAIKDIPEVTHEAKKALSGQLPAVGRSMCVEISLKTSEGDSMELEIWCLEMNEKCDKEIKVSYTVYNRLSLLLKSLLAITRVTPAYRLSRKQGHEYVILYRIYFGEVQLNGLGEGFQTVRVGTVGTPVGTITLSCAYRINLAFMSTRQFERTPPIMGIIIDHFVDRPYPSSSPMHPCNYRTGEDAGVTYPSVEDSQEVCTTSFSTSPPSQCVFTITKAHFQTPTPVVKDTLRVPMAGLAFSHQLSSSRLSYQPAVLGLGSADLAYPVVFTAGLHTTHTHQLMVPGKEGGVPLAPNQPAHGTQADQERLVTHVPSDGARCAATPSSSEDTETVSNSSEGRASPHDVLETIFVRKVGAFVNKPVNQVTLTSLDIPFAMFAPKNLELEDADPMVNPPDSPETTSPLHGSLHSDGSSGASSGHTHDDFVMIDFKPAFSKDDVLPMDLGTFYREFQNPPQLSSLSIDIGAQSMAEDLDSLPEKLAVHEKNVREFDAFVETLQ; from the exons ATGGAAACTGATCTCAATTCCCAGGACAGAAAGGACCTGGACAAGTTTATTAAGTTTTTTGCCCTCAAG actgtCCAAGTGATTGTTCAGGCTCGACTTGGTGAAAAGATTTGCACCCGTTCATCTTCTTCCCCAACGGGTTCAGATTGG TTCAATTTAGCAATCAAAGACATCCCAGAAGTCACCCATGAAGCAAAGAAGGCCCTGTCGGGACAGCTGCCTGCTGTGGGGCGATCTATGTGCGTGGAGATCTCACTCAAGACTTCTGAG GGAGATTCCATGGAGTTGGAAATTTGGTGTCTTGAAATGAACGAAAA GTGTGACAAAGAAATCAAAGTTTCCTACACTGTATACAACAGACTGTCACTGCTGCTGAAATCTCTTCTCGCTATCACGAGGGTGACGCCAGCCTACAGACTCTCCAGGAAACAAGGGCATGAGTATGTAATATTGTACAG GATTTACTTTGGGGAAGTTCAGCTGAATGGCTTAGGAGAAG gctTCCAGACAGTTCGAGTTGGAACAGTGGGCACCCCTGTTGGCACCATCACTCTTTCCTGTGCTTATAGAATTAATTTGGCATTCATGTCTACCAG GCAATTTGAGAGGACCCCACCTATCATGGGGATTATCATTGATCACTTTGTTGACCGTCCCTATCCTAGCTCCTCTCCTATGCACCCGTGCAATTACAG AACTGGTGAGGACGCTGGGGTCACATACCCATCAGTGGAAGACTCTCAGGAAGTGTGCACTACGTCTTTCTCTACATCCCCTCCCTCCCAG tgTGTGTTTACTATCACAAAGGCACATTTTCAGACCCCTACTCCTGTGGTGAAGGACACTCTGAGGGTCCCCATGGCAGGACTGGCCTTTTCCCATCAA CTCTCAAGCTCTCGCCTTTCCTATCAGCCTGCTGTCCTGGGCCTTGGATCAGCTGACCTGGCTTATCCAGTAGTGTTTACTGCTGGCttacacactacacacactcaCCAG CTGATGGTTcctgggaaggaaggtggggtACCTCTTGCTCCCAACCAGCCTGCTCACGGTACCCAGGCTGATCAGGAGAGACTGGTGACCCACGTGCCTTCTGACGGGGCCCGCTGCGCTGCCACACCCTCCAGCAG tGAGGACACTGAGACTGTGTCTAACAGCAGTGAAGGACGGGCGTCACCCCATGACGTATTGGAGACTATTTTTGTCCGAAAAGTGGGAGCATTTGTCAACAAACCCGTTAACCAG GTGACCCTAACGAGTTTGGACATACCCTTTGCCATGTTTGCTCCCAAGAATTTGGAGCTGGAGGATGCTGATCCTATG GTGAATCCCCCAGACTCCCCAGAGACCACATCTCCCCTCCATGGAAGCCTGCACTCAGATGGCTCCAGCGGGGCCAGCAGTGGCCACACACATGACGACTTTGTTATGATTGACTTT aaaccggCATTTTCTAAAGACGACGTTCTTCCAATGGACTTGGGAACCTTTTACCGTGAGTTTCAGAATCCTCCTCAGCTAAGCAGCCTCTCCATAGATATCGGAGCCCAGTCTATGGCGGAAGACTTG GACTCCTTGCCAGAGAAGCTGGCTGTGCATGAGAAGAACGTCCGAGAATTTGATGCCTTTGTTGAAACCTTGCAGTGA
- the Atg13 gene encoding autophagy-related protein 13 isoform X7, translating to METDLNSQDRKDLDKFIKFFALKTVQVIVQARLGEKICTRSSSSPTGSDWFNLAIKDIPEVTHEAKKALSGQLPAVGRSMCVEISLKTSEGDSMELEIWCLEMNEKCDKEIKVSYTVYNRLSLLLKSLLAITRVTPAYRLSRKQGHEYVILYRIYFGEVQLNGLGEGFQTVRVGTVGTPVGTITLSCAYRINLAFMSTRQFERTPPIMGIIIDHFVDRPYPSSSPMHPCNYRTGEDAGVTYPSVEDSQEVCTTSFSTSPPSQLMVPGKEGGVPLAPNQPAHGTQADQERLVTHVPSDGARCAATPSSSEDTETVSNSSEGRASPHDVLETIFVRKVGAFVNKPVNQVTLTSLDIPFAMFAPKNLELEDADPMVNPPDSPETTSPLHGSLHSDGSSGASSGHTHDDFVMIDFKPAFSKDDVLPMDLGTFYREFQNPPQLSSLSIDIGAQSMAEDLDSLPEKLAVHEKNVREFDAFVETLQ from the exons ATGGAAACTGATCTCAATTCCCAGGACAGAAAGGACCTGGACAAGTTTATTAAGTTTTTTGCCCTCAAG actgtCCAAGTGATTGTTCAGGCTCGACTTGGTGAAAAGATTTGCACCCGTTCATCTTCTTCCCCAACGGGTTCAGATTGG TTCAATTTAGCAATCAAAGACATCCCAGAAGTCACCCATGAAGCAAAGAAGGCCCTGTCGGGACAGCTGCCTGCTGTGGGGCGATCTATGTGCGTGGAGATCTCACTCAAGACTTCTGAG GGAGATTCCATGGAGTTGGAAATTTGGTGTCTTGAAATGAACGAAAA GTGTGACAAAGAAATCAAAGTTTCCTACACTGTATACAACAGACTGTCACTGCTGCTGAAATCTCTTCTCGCTATCACGAGGGTGACGCCAGCCTACAGACTCTCCAGGAAACAAGGGCATGAGTATGTAATATTGTACAG GATTTACTTTGGGGAAGTTCAGCTGAATGGCTTAGGAGAAG gctTCCAGACAGTTCGAGTTGGAACAGTGGGCACCCCTGTTGGCACCATCACTCTTTCCTGTGCTTATAGAATTAATTTGGCATTCATGTCTACCAG GCAATTTGAGAGGACCCCACCTATCATGGGGATTATCATTGATCACTTTGTTGACCGTCCCTATCCTAGCTCCTCTCCTATGCACCCGTGCAATTACAG AACTGGTGAGGACGCTGGGGTCACATACCCATCAGTGGAAGACTCTCAGGAAGTGTGCACTACGTCTTTCTCTACATCCCCTCCCTCCCAG CTGATGGTTcctgggaaggaaggtggggtACCTCTTGCTCCCAACCAGCCTGCTCACGGTACCCAGGCTGATCAGGAGAGACTGGTGACCCACGTGCCTTCTGACGGGGCCCGCTGCGCTGCCACACCCTCCAGCAG tGAGGACACTGAGACTGTGTCTAACAGCAGTGAAGGACGGGCGTCACCCCATGACGTATTGGAGACTATTTTTGTCCGAAAAGTGGGAGCATTTGTCAACAAACCCGTTAACCAG GTGACCCTAACGAGTTTGGACATACCCTTTGCCATGTTTGCTCCCAAGAATTTGGAGCTGGAGGATGCTGATCCTATG GTGAATCCCCCAGACTCCCCAGAGACCACATCTCCCCTCCATGGAAGCCTGCACTCAGATGGCTCCAGCGGGGCCAGCAGTGGCCACACACATGACGACTTTGTTATGATTGACTTT aaaccggCATTTTCTAAAGACGACGTTCTTCCAATGGACTTGGGAACCTTTTACCGTGAGTTTCAGAATCCTCCTCAGCTAAGCAGCCTCTCCATAGATATCGGAGCCCAGTCTATGGCGGAAGACTTG GACTCCTTGCCAGAGAAGCTGGCTGTGCATGAGAAGAACGTCCGAGAATTTGATGCCTTTGTTGAAACCTTGCAGTGA
- the Atg13 gene encoding autophagy-related protein 13 isoform X3, whose protein sequence is METDLNSQDRKDLDKFIKFFALKTVQVIVQARLGEKICTRSSSSPTGSDWFNLAIKDIPEVTHEAKKALSGQLPAVGRSMCVEISLKTSEGDSMELEIWCLEMNEKCDKEIKVSYTVYNRLSLLLKSLLAITRVTPAYRLSRKQGHEYVILYRIYFGEVQLNGLGEGFQTVRVGTVGTPVGTITLSCAYRINLAFMSTRQFERTPPIMGIIIDHFVDRPYPSSSPMHPCNYRTGEDAGVTYPSVEDSQEVCTTSFSTSPPSQLSSSRLSYQPAVLGLGSADLAYPVVFTAGLHTTHTHQLMVPGKEGGVPLAPNQPAHGTQADQERLVTHVPSDGARCAATPSSSEDTETVSNSSEGRASPHDVLETIFVRKVGAFVNKPVNQVTLTSLDIPFAMFAPKNLELEDADPMVNPPDSPETTSPLHGSLHSDGSSGASSGHTHDDFVMIDFKPAFSKDDVLPMDLGTFYREFQNPPQLSSLSIDIGAQSMAEDLDSLPEKLAVHEKNVREFDAFVETLQ, encoded by the exons ATGGAAACTGATCTCAATTCCCAGGACAGAAAGGACCTGGACAAGTTTATTAAGTTTTTTGCCCTCAAG actgtCCAAGTGATTGTTCAGGCTCGACTTGGTGAAAAGATTTGCACCCGTTCATCTTCTTCCCCAACGGGTTCAGATTGG TTCAATTTAGCAATCAAAGACATCCCAGAAGTCACCCATGAAGCAAAGAAGGCCCTGTCGGGACAGCTGCCTGCTGTGGGGCGATCTATGTGCGTGGAGATCTCACTCAAGACTTCTGAG GGAGATTCCATGGAGTTGGAAATTTGGTGTCTTGAAATGAACGAAAA GTGTGACAAAGAAATCAAAGTTTCCTACACTGTATACAACAGACTGTCACTGCTGCTGAAATCTCTTCTCGCTATCACGAGGGTGACGCCAGCCTACAGACTCTCCAGGAAACAAGGGCATGAGTATGTAATATTGTACAG GATTTACTTTGGGGAAGTTCAGCTGAATGGCTTAGGAGAAG gctTCCAGACAGTTCGAGTTGGAACAGTGGGCACCCCTGTTGGCACCATCACTCTTTCCTGTGCTTATAGAATTAATTTGGCATTCATGTCTACCAG GCAATTTGAGAGGACCCCACCTATCATGGGGATTATCATTGATCACTTTGTTGACCGTCCCTATCCTAGCTCCTCTCCTATGCACCCGTGCAATTACAG AACTGGTGAGGACGCTGGGGTCACATACCCATCAGTGGAAGACTCTCAGGAAGTGTGCACTACGTCTTTCTCTACATCCCCTCCCTCCCAG CTCTCAAGCTCTCGCCTTTCCTATCAGCCTGCTGTCCTGGGCCTTGGATCAGCTGACCTGGCTTATCCAGTAGTGTTTACTGCTGGCttacacactacacacactcaCCAG CTGATGGTTcctgggaaggaaggtggggtACCTCTTGCTCCCAACCAGCCTGCTCACGGTACCCAGGCTGATCAGGAGAGACTGGTGACCCACGTGCCTTCTGACGGGGCCCGCTGCGCTGCCACACCCTCCAGCAG tGAGGACACTGAGACTGTGTCTAACAGCAGTGAAGGACGGGCGTCACCCCATGACGTATTGGAGACTATTTTTGTCCGAAAAGTGGGAGCATTTGTCAACAAACCCGTTAACCAG GTGACCCTAACGAGTTTGGACATACCCTTTGCCATGTTTGCTCCCAAGAATTTGGAGCTGGAGGATGCTGATCCTATG GTGAATCCCCCAGACTCCCCAGAGACCACATCTCCCCTCCATGGAAGCCTGCACTCAGATGGCTCCAGCGGGGCCAGCAGTGGCCACACACATGACGACTTTGTTATGATTGACTTT aaaccggCATTTTCTAAAGACGACGTTCTTCCAATGGACTTGGGAACCTTTTACCGTGAGTTTCAGAATCCTCCTCAGCTAAGCAGCCTCTCCATAGATATCGGAGCCCAGTCTATGGCGGAAGACTTG GACTCCTTGCCAGAGAAGCTGGCTGTGCATGAGAAGAACGTCCGAGAATTTGATGCCTTTGTTGAAACCTTGCAGTGA
- the Atg13 gene encoding autophagy-related protein 13 isoform X5 — protein sequence METDLNSQDRKDLDKFIKFFALKTVQVIVQARLGEKICTRSSSSPTGSDWFNLAIKDIPEVTHEAKKALSGQLPAVGRSMCVEISLKTSEGDSMELEIWCLEMNEKCDKEIKVSYTVYNRLSLLLKSLLAITRVTPAYRLSRKQGHEYVILYRIYFGEVQLNGLGEGFQTVRVGTVGTPVGTITLSCAYRINLAFMSTRQFERTPPIMGIIIDHFVDRPYPSSSPMHPCNYRTGEDAGVTYPSVEDSQEVCTTSFSTSPPSQPAVLGLGSADLAYPVVFTAGLHTTHTHQLMVPGKEGGVPLAPNQPAHGTQADQERLVTHVPSDGARCAATPSSSEDTETVSNSSEGRASPHDVLETIFVRKVGAFVNKPVNQVTLTSLDIPFAMFAPKNLELEDADPMVNPPDSPETTSPLHGSLHSDGSSGASSGHTHDDFVMIDFKPAFSKDDVLPMDLGTFYREFQNPPQLSSLSIDIGAQSMAEDLDSLPEKLAVHEKNVREFDAFVETLQ from the exons ATGGAAACTGATCTCAATTCCCAGGACAGAAAGGACCTGGACAAGTTTATTAAGTTTTTTGCCCTCAAG actgtCCAAGTGATTGTTCAGGCTCGACTTGGTGAAAAGATTTGCACCCGTTCATCTTCTTCCCCAACGGGTTCAGATTGG TTCAATTTAGCAATCAAAGACATCCCAGAAGTCACCCATGAAGCAAAGAAGGCCCTGTCGGGACAGCTGCCTGCTGTGGGGCGATCTATGTGCGTGGAGATCTCACTCAAGACTTCTGAG GGAGATTCCATGGAGTTGGAAATTTGGTGTCTTGAAATGAACGAAAA GTGTGACAAAGAAATCAAAGTTTCCTACACTGTATACAACAGACTGTCACTGCTGCTGAAATCTCTTCTCGCTATCACGAGGGTGACGCCAGCCTACAGACTCTCCAGGAAACAAGGGCATGAGTATGTAATATTGTACAG GATTTACTTTGGGGAAGTTCAGCTGAATGGCTTAGGAGAAG gctTCCAGACAGTTCGAGTTGGAACAGTGGGCACCCCTGTTGGCACCATCACTCTTTCCTGTGCTTATAGAATTAATTTGGCATTCATGTCTACCAG GCAATTTGAGAGGACCCCACCTATCATGGGGATTATCATTGATCACTTTGTTGACCGTCCCTATCCTAGCTCCTCTCCTATGCACCCGTGCAATTACAG AACTGGTGAGGACGCTGGGGTCACATACCCATCAGTGGAAGACTCTCAGGAAGTGTGCACTACGTCTTTCTCTACATCCCCTCCCTCCCAG CCTGCTGTCCTGGGCCTTGGATCAGCTGACCTGGCTTATCCAGTAGTGTTTACTGCTGGCttacacactacacacactcaCCAG CTGATGGTTcctgggaaggaaggtggggtACCTCTTGCTCCCAACCAGCCTGCTCACGGTACCCAGGCTGATCAGGAGAGACTGGTGACCCACGTGCCTTCTGACGGGGCCCGCTGCGCTGCCACACCCTCCAGCAG tGAGGACACTGAGACTGTGTCTAACAGCAGTGAAGGACGGGCGTCACCCCATGACGTATTGGAGACTATTTTTGTCCGAAAAGTGGGAGCATTTGTCAACAAACCCGTTAACCAG GTGACCCTAACGAGTTTGGACATACCCTTTGCCATGTTTGCTCCCAAGAATTTGGAGCTGGAGGATGCTGATCCTATG GTGAATCCCCCAGACTCCCCAGAGACCACATCTCCCCTCCATGGAAGCCTGCACTCAGATGGCTCCAGCGGGGCCAGCAGTGGCCACACACATGACGACTTTGTTATGATTGACTTT aaaccggCATTTTCTAAAGACGACGTTCTTCCAATGGACTTGGGAACCTTTTACCGTGAGTTTCAGAATCCTCCTCAGCTAAGCAGCCTCTCCATAGATATCGGAGCCCAGTCTATGGCGGAAGACTTG GACTCCTTGCCAGAGAAGCTGGCTGTGCATGAGAAGAACGTCCGAGAATTTGATGCCTTTGTTGAAACCTTGCAGTGA